The nucleotide sequence GCAGTGCTTAGTGAAGCCCCAGGACATCGAGCCTCAGGGCAGCTTGGCTGGGGAGCCTGGGGTCGTCCTCTCCCGAGGTCAGTGCTCAGCGACGCTCCCACTGCAGGAGCTGCAACAGAAACGAGCCCTGAGAGCCCAGAAGGCGATCACAGCTGAGCGTGGGCCGCCTGAGAATCCCGGGGAGACCAGAGCGCCAGGGACGCGGCGGCCTGCTCAGGAGCCGTCCCCCACGCCAGGCGACACTGCCCACCAGGCCCTCAAGGCCATCAACACTGGTGAGAGTGGCTCTGTGCCCGTGGAGGTGGGCTGGGCTGCAGCCAGGAAAGAGGTGCAGCCCCTGCGgacctcccctcagcctcctgtgctgCTGCCCGTGTTGGCAGCCCCAGTCCTCGGAGTTAGGGGCCTTGGCCCCCAGCTGACCTGACGAGAGTGCCGAGACCTTGACAAACAAGTGGTCCTGGACGTAGGGGCCCTACAGAGCAGAAGGCCCGGAAAGGTGGAAGGGTGGGGTGGCACTCATCCTCCACAGCTCCACACCCAAAAGGCCATGGATCCCCGGCAGCTCCTCTGCTTCTGGGGTCGCCTCCGCCTCCCCTATGCCTGGCTCCTTCCCAGGGGTGCCTCCAGAGTCGCTGCCCACCCCGGGATGTTCTCTGTGGGATGATGCTGTGTTCTGCTGTGCAGGTGCCGGCCTCCCTGCTGCAGGCCCTGGAGACTGCTGCCTGCCCACCTCCAGCTCGTCCCCAGAACCACAGCAGCCTCCAGAGGACAGGACGCAGGTCTGGGTGCAgctgtccttccctcccttgtGGTTTTGGCTTTAAGGGCTGCGTCTGTGCCAGGGGTGTCCCGAGCTGAGATGTCCCAGCCGCTCCTCTGCTCTAGGGGCCACTCGTGCCCGGAGAGGCCACCCAGGGGATCTTCTTGTTCTGATGCACGGTGCTGGCTGCCCCGAGGGGAGCCTTCGCTGGGGTGGACCTGTTGGGTTTTTACAGATGTCCTGGGGTCGGGGGCCCTGCATCCTCATCCACATAAGAGGAGCTTCTGGCTCCGAGGGGTGACGTGACAGCCAAAGCTCCCAGGCTGCTCTGTGGTGGGGCCAGGTGGCTGCACAGCCTGTTTTCCAGGAATGGGGTGCTGGGAGGAGTCCCTGGTGGCTGGAGCTGCTCTGGGTTTGAGCAGCTGCAGAGACTGGGTGGGAAGGTCTGAGCCCTGGCCTCACCTTCCAGAGGCTGAATGTCAGGACTGGGGAGCTCCCGCGGCACCTTCAGGGCTCTGCGCCTTGCTGCATCTGTCTGCCTGCTCTTTTGCAGGACGTTCTCGCCCAGGATGCAGCTGGGGACAACCTGGAGACGGTGGCCCCGAGCAGGGGCAGCACCAAATCCAGGGGGCCCCTGGAGGAGCTGCTGCACACGCTGCAGCTGCTGGAGAAGGAGCCGGAGCCGCTGCCCCGTCCCAGGGCCCATCACAGGGGCAGATACGCCTGGGCCAGCGAGGTGACCGCAGTGTGTGCCCCGCCCTGCCCAGTCTGTCCACCCGTGCCATCCACACAGAGCATGCGGTGGCTGTAGGGGTTGGGAAAATGGGGGTGCCACGGGCTCCTTCTTGCTTTGGTCGCGACCCTCCCTCCCAGAGCCCAGCCTCAGCTGCCACCTCTGTCCCTGGGGACCCCCAGTCCTCAGGCTGCCCTGACAGCCCCTGATGCTGGCCTCCTGTCCCACAGGAGGACGATGCCAGCTCTCTGACAGCTGACAACCTGGAGAAATTTGGAAAACTCAGTGCGTTCCCCGAACCCCCTGAGGATGGGACGCTGCTCTCAGAGGCCAAACTACAAAGCATCATGAGCTTCTTGGACGAGATGGAGAAGTCTGGGCAGGACCAGCCGGACCCCCAGCAGGAGGTCGCCCCTTGCCCGCTCCCACCTGGCCCCCAGGGGGAGGAGGTCCCTCGCCAGCCCCGACCTGGTCCCCAGCAGGAGGCGGTCCCGTACCATGTACCCACCCAGTTGTGCAGCCCCCACCACGGGACTCTaagggtggaggtggcagggccCACATTCCCCAACTGCACCCACCTCCCCGCTGCCCTGAGCCGCCTCCACGAGCCTGTATGTGTGGATAGTTCAGGCCTCCGGAGCCTTGTGTCCTCTGGGCCACCCATTGGTTTGTCCTTGGTGAACACCAGCAGCCAGGCTAAATGGAGCAGTGACGTGAACTCATTGTCACAGGGCAGGAAGCTGGGAAGCACAGAACTTTTTaaatggtttgttttttattcttgagGCCACGGCCCCCATTTCCTGTACTGAGTAATGAAAACGGCCTCTGCCAGGCCGCCTGCCACCTGTCCTCTGGCTTCCCACGGGCTCCCATGTGCAGCAGCCCCTCTGTCCCTGGAGGGCAGGGCTGCAGGGGCATCGAGTCAGGTCCTTGGCTGCCTCCCTGTCCTCTGCCACTGCTGCCTGACGCTTGGCTGTGTCTGCAGGGGTGGGTGCTGGAGGCGGGGCCCGGGCCCCTGGAGCTGGGGTCCGAGGCGAGCACGTCGGTGATGCGGCTGAAGCTGGAGGTGGAGGAGAAGAAGCAGGCCATGCTGCTGCTGCAGAGAGCGCTGGTAACGCTGCGGGCACTGCTAATCCTAGGCCCTCCTAGCCTCCTACCTGCCGAGGCCGGGCCCACTGGTCCCAGcgcctccctcctctgcccacaCCCGGCAGGCGCAGCAGCGAGACCTCACGGTCCGGCGGGTCAAGGAGACAGAGAAGGCACTGAGCCGGCAGCTGCAGCGGCAGAGGGAGCACTACGAGGCCACCATCCAGCGGCACTTGGCCTTCATCGACCAGGTGAGCGGCCTGGGGACCGCGGAGGCCCAGGCCCAGCTCGTGGCTCATGGAGACTTCCAGAGTCAGGGGCTTCCCTTTGCCGGTGAGCTTCTTCCTGTGTCGGGGGTCACACAGGTATCTGCTGGATGCGTTCCAAGCCTTTCCCGTGCCGTTCCCAGCCGTCCATGCCCTGGAGAGGACACTCCTGTCTTTACCCAGAGCTGCCCCGAGCGAGGGTCGTAGGGGTGTCCCGCCGGCCCCTCGGCTCAGTCGCAGCCCTGGCCGGGTCCTATTCTGGAGAGAATCTCTCTAGATCTGGGGTCCGTGAGAATAGGGGCCTCCAGGGGCTGCTTGGTGGTCATCACAGGTGTGTCCTGACCTGGGGTCTGGCCTGGGGCCTGCAGTGAGGCTGGTGTGGTGCTAACACCCTTTGGCAGACAGTGGGCCTCCTCCGGGGCTGGGTGATGGGCACGACAAACCTACCCTCATCCTAGGAAGACGCTGACATCACTGCAGGGGGTGGGCTGGGGCTTCTCTGACATTTTCTGGGTCCCCCAGCTGAGGACAGGACGGCGGATGCAGGCCTGGGCCCGTGTTTGCAGACATGCCCTCCCGCTGGCCCCAGGGTCCATCCACAAACCTAGGAGGGGCAGCCCCAGGAGAGGGCTGCTCTTAGCCTCCCTCGGAGGCTGGGAGGGTCTCCTCCATCAGGGCTCCTGCTGGGCTGGGGCCTTGGTGCAGCCACCTCACCTCTGGTCCCCAACACAGCTGATCGAAGACAAGAAGGTCCTGAGTGAAAAGTGCGAGGCTGTGGTGGCcgagctgaagcaggaggaccagAGATGCACTGAGCGTGTGGCCCAGGTGCAGGCGCAGCACGAGCTGGTGAGGCTTCATTCCCCACTGCACAGCGTCCCAGGCCGGGCTCACAGGCCAGGCTCAGCCGGCACAGCCCCCAGAACAGGGTCGGACTCGGAGTCCTCATTCCTGCCTCAGAGTGTCAGGGCCACAGCAGTGGGTGGGGCTGTCTGGGGGAGCACCATGGCACCGAGCTAGTCCACTCCTGCCTCTCTAGCTGCCAGGCTCTGGGGCGGGGCCGTGGGCCTGCTGTCACAGATGTGGACGCACAGTCCCTGCCCGGCCACAGCACGGTCGCCGTGGACCCAGGAGTCTCTGCCTGGCCTGCCCCACTGCCAGGTCCTTGGGCCACGGGACCTGCTCTCTCTGCTGACCAGGTGTTGGTGGAGCACTGTGTGGGGCTCCCTgggggcctcagcctccctggctaTGCTTCCTACCAGCTTGGGCAGTGATGGTCCCgagcccaggctctggagtgggGCTTGGCACTGGCATTTTAAAATCCCTGCACGTGACTGTGGCTGACAGCCGGAGTTGAGGACTGCCAGTCACGTGGAAGAATGCAGGCTCTGGGGCCATCCCGACAGGCAGTAGCGCTCCTCTCTGGGGCAGGGCTTCTGCAGGCCTATGGCTGCCCTCCCATTTCTCAGGCCACTAAGGTGTGTGACTGGGTGGACCTGGGCCTCCAGCCTGGCCCCCGGCGCTGGGGAGGGCAGCCATGGCTCTCTGGAGCCGGCGTGTATGTCTCGGGGCAGCACACCCACCCACGAGCCCCAGCCTTGTGCTGTTGGACTTGGAAGCCCGGCCCTGCCTGTGCCTGCAGGGTGGCAAAGGGATGGGGGTGTCTTCTCATCATTTCTTCCTGACCTGTTCTCCTGCTCACAGGAGATTAAAAAACTCAAAGAACTAATGAGTGCCACTGAGAAAGTCCGCCGGGAGAAGTGGATCAGTGAGAAAACCAAGAAGATCAAGGAGGTCACTGTCCGAGGTGGGCCATCCCCTCCCGTGAGCCGGCCAGGTGTGGGGTGGGCGCTGCGGCCGGGGCTTCTTTTGAGAGGGCCATAATTTCAGGCATTCATGTAGTCTGAGACCTTCCTGGGCAGAGGTGAACACTCATGCCCCAACCGCCCCTGTCACGGCCTCCCCTGCGGCCTCTGCTGTGATCCTAGGGGCAGGTGGGCTCCACACAGGAGCCTGGCCCGGCCCCCAGCACCCAGGCAGTGGACTGAAACGAGGGGGCTCAGTGCCTCACTTCCTCAGGGTTGGGCTAGGGGAGATCGGGAGTTTGTGGACGACTGTGGCACGTGGACCCTGCCACAGGAAGCAGAGTGAGCCACGGGAAGAGGCAGGTGCAGGCAGGGAGATGGGGCAGGAGGCTGGTGGGTGTTGGGGTCTCAAGGGGCCTCGGACCCTTGGGTGGTGTGCAGGGCTCCCTGAGGCCTGGTCTTCTTGCTCTGGACACCTGCTGTCAGGGTGCCTGGGAGCCGTCAGTGGGAGCACCAAGAGTCTCGGGGAGTCCTGAGCCTCACAGGCTGGGGGAGGCGCCGTGGCCCTGTGGGGGCCTCTTCCCTACTTCCTGGGTGTCAGATTCAGCTGTGCTTCAGGTTGGATCCAAGGAGGCCTTGGGTGGgcgggctcccctctggccctgAGACAGGCCAGCCTTGTGCCAGGGTTAGGCTTCCCGGGCCCACCCAGCTGGACATGGCCCTAGCCAGTGCTCTGCCCCCAGGCCTGGAGCCCGAGATCCAGAAGCTAATTGCCAGGCACAAGCAGGAGGTGCGGAGGCTCAAGAGCCTTCATGAGGCGGAGCTGCTGCAGTCGGACGAGCGGGCCTCGCAGCGCTGCCTGCGCCAGGCTGAGGAGCTGCGGGAGCAGCTGGAGCGGGAGAAGGAGGCGCTGGGCCAGCAGGAGCGCGAGCGTGCTCGGCAGCGGTGGGTGGTGGCCCCAGGCTGGTGGGCCCAGGACCCTCAGCGTGGGGAGTCAGGGAATCCTTGAAGGTCGGAGTGGGTTTTCCATGTAGAGGTGGGCGAGGGTCTTGGTGCAGCATCCAGGGAGGATGCAGGGCACTTGGCCCTGGAGGGGCCCAGCCTCCTCAGCCAGGCCAGTGTCCTCGGGCTTGTGTCTGCAGTCCATGCCCGCCGAGGTCTGCAGGTTCTGCTCGGGTGTTTTCCCAGCGTTAGGGCTCGGAACCCCCACCAGACGTCCACTCTTTCAGAACTGGCCCCAGAGCAGCTGACCCGTAGAGAGGTGGCCTCAAGGCCGCTCCAGCTCTGACCTTGGGGCCCAGGGACGGTCTCTCTCATTCAGTCCTTTGGCCTGGGGTCTGAGGGGTGACTCCTGCTCTTGCATCCTGAGTCCTGGGGACCGGGGACGTGCCCAGTGGTGGTCAGGATCTGTGGGCCACAGGGACCagtggcagcccctcccacacTGTCTGCGCCACCAGGACAGAGCCTGGAAGCCACCTATAGCCACCTACTCCTGTCTGCCCTGCTGCCTGTCACGGCTGGTCCCCCCCAGATGCAGCTTGGCTGGTCCCCCAGTCTCTCCCCGAAGGTGGGGTCAGGACGAGGCCCTGGCACGAGCTTACTCAGGTCACGGAGCCAGGCACCTGGCACCCTCAGGCCAGAGGCAGGGGAGGTGGATAAGGCCCCACCAGGCACCTGCCTCCCGCCCTCCATACTCATGGGGCAACGCTGAACAGGGTGAGGCTGGCACAAAGGCTGAGGGAAAAGGGAGCCCAGACGCGGCTCCACAGCCACTTCCCAAAGCGCCACCAGGGCCTGGAGCTCAGAGAATTACGGAGCTTGGCTGATGGGCAAGGTCCTCGTGGCCCTGCCTGCCCCCCGGGCGGGGCGGTGGCTTTGAGGGGCCTCAGCTGCCGAGGGGGAGGGACCGGTTCCAGACAGGGCCCCAGGGGGCTGCTCTCGAGCTCTGAATCAGGTTGGTGGTTGGCCTGTGCCCCTTCGGTGGGTGAGTCCTGGGACTGCCCATCCCTATACCCCGAAAGTGAGTCCTGACCATCCCGCAGGTTCCAGCAGCACCTGGAGCAGGAGCAGTGGGCGCTGCAGCAGCAACGGCAGCGGCTGTACAGCGAGGTGGCCGAGGAGAGGGAGCGACTGGGCCAGCAGGCAGCCAGGTGCCGCCCGGGGGCACCACGCCCTCTCCCAGGGACCCTTCCCACCTGACCCCTCACCTGCTGACCTCTCCCATCCCTGACTCTTTCCTCTATGACTGCTCACCTGTTGACTCCTCCCTGGCCACAGGCAGCGGGCAGAGCTGGAGGAGCTGAGGCAGCAGCTGGAGGAGAGCAGCTCTGCGCTGACCCGAGCCCTGAGGGCGGAGTTTGAGAAGGGCAGGGAGGAGCAGGAGCGCCGGCACCAGGTCTAGGGCCCGGGAGGCTGTGCTGGGCCTGGCCGGGGGTCTGGGCAGGGTGGGACTGACTAACCTTTTAATGTCCACCCccagatggagctgaaggccCTGAAGCAGCAGCTGGAGCTGGAGAGGCAGGCGTGGGAGGCCGGCTGTGCCAGGAAGGAGGTGGGGGCCTGGGCGCCCAggtgggcaggggttgggggctgCCCCGGGTGGGCCCTGCTGCCGTGGCATCCCGGGGTCTCGTTTCTGGGAGTCACATGTGGCTACTTGGGGTTGTCGTCTGAGCTGACGCTAGTATGTTGCTTTCAGCCCACATTTTGTGTGGGCTCTGGAAGGATCAAGGGTGCCTGGGGCGCATCCTCTGTGGTCCGAGAACAGGTCTTGCCCCCCTCGCTAGGGGCTGCTCCACCTGTGCGCCCCATGACCAGCCCACTGACACTCAGATGTACAGAGGGGCACACGCACAACAGGGCCCCCCCTTAGTCTCTGGGGCCTTCTGCAGGGGTGGACTTGGCCTCGGTGACAGtcccacacacacattctcaccaCTCATGCCCGCCGTGAGGCCACAGCCCAGGCTGACCATGACCGTCACCTGGTTTCACACCCTGGTGGGCTGGGATGTCACCCAGCAGCCAGGCAGGCTGTGGCAGTGGACGCCTCCGGGCCCAGGCGCATGCTCCCGACGCAGGCCTGTGGGACCCAGGGCTGGGCACATGAGTTTCCAGAGGCTGCCAGGGTAGGATCTCGCTGCCTGGGCTTGGGAGCCCAGGCCCCGCCCTCAGCAACATGGCAAGTCCTACTTTCCCAGCCCATCTGGTAGCAGATGGTGACCTCAGGCCGTCATGGGCTGTGGGTCTCTGAGGGAGGGGACCCTGGGCTGTGCATCGTGACGATCTCTGGTACGCCTGTGCCCACACTGGGTCCTGACGACAGGACGTAGCACACCCCAGGACGGGGGCCTGGAGAGGGGCAAGGCCCCTTGCTCCACTGTGGCTCAGAACCTGGAGCCCCCCAGGACCCCCTGAGGCTGGCCCTGGCCCCGCGGGCCAGCTCTGGGTGGCAACCCCCTAGGCAGCGTGTGTCCCCCCAGGAGGCGTGGCTGCTGAACCGGGAACAGGAGCTGAGGGAAGAAATCCGGAAAGGCCGGGACAAGGAGATTGAGCTGGTCATTCACCGGCTGGAGGCCGACATGGCGCTGGCCAAGGAGGAGAGTGAGAAGGCTGCTGAGAGTCGGTGAGGCCCCGCCACAAGTGGGACACGGCTGGGTCACCCGCCACGAGTGGGGCACGGCTGGGTCACCCGCCACGAGTGGGGCACGGCTGGGTCACCCGCCACGAGTGGGGCACGGCTGGGTCGCCAGCTGGGGAGGCCCGGGAGCCGAGGTGCAAGGACCCACGTGTGACTGGGCTGCAGTGACCCTGCCCTCCCCAAAACGCCAGCATTAAGCGCTTACGGGACAAGTACGAGGCAGAGCTCTCCGAGCTGGAGCAGTCGGAGCGGAAGCTTCAGGAGCGATGCTCGGAGCTGAAGGGCCAGcttggggaggccgagggtgAGAATCTGCGTCTGCAGGGCCTTGTGCGGCAGAAGGAGCGGGCGCTGGAGGACACGCAGGCCGTGAGTGGGCGGGTATCAGGTGGGCAGTGGGCACCCCCAGGCCCCTCCTACATGCATGCAGCCACTTGCTGGCAGCCGGCTCACTGCCTTTTGTGCCCACCCAGATGAACGAGCAGCTTTCTAGCGAGCGTAGCAACCTGGCCCAGGTGATCCGCCAGGAGTTCGAGGACCGGCTGGCAGCCTCTGAGGAGGAGACGCGGCAGGCCAAGGCCGAGCTGGCTGCGCTGCAGGCCCGCcagcagctggagctggaggaggtGCACCGGAGGTGAGTGTCGGGGGCTGCAGGGCTGGAGATGGAGGCGGGGCAGGGGAGCAGGCAGGGCCTCTGCAGCTCCAAGCCCCAGGAGGCTGTGGCTGAGGAAGGCCAGGAGATGCAGAGCCAGGGCCCTGTAGGTAGAGGCTTTGGGGCCTTGGAGACCTGGACCTGTTTTCCTCCTTGGCGCTTAGTCCAGGGTGTTGGCCATCCCTGTTGGGGCACCTGAGTGGACCGTGTCTGGGCCTGGCGAGTTCTCCAGGGAGGCAGCTCCCGGGACCCTGGGCTGGGTGTACAGACGCTGAAAGAGCCAGGCGCTGTAAGATTCCTAGTGAACTCCCTCCACGGGGGTCCTACGTCCTTCCTGTGCCGCCTGCTGCCACGGGCTGAGAGGCGGGTGTGGGCGAGGCTTCCCACCCCATTTTGGGTACCAGACCTCTCCAGGTGTGGCCAGGGTCACACTCCAGGGGCCTATGTTGGGTCCTGACTCAACAGCAGGTGGGTTCCCTGGACAGCTGCCTGGCCAGCCACAGGAGTCGTGGTCAGCAGGGCTGGGACCAGGCTGACCAGGCGGCTGCCCCGGGCACCCTGTGCGCTGCAGGCCAGTCTGGGGCCATGGGGCGGGGGCCACGCTGAAGcccaccacccaccacacacagGGTGAAGACGGCCCTCGCGAGGAAGGAGGAGGCTGTGAGCAGCCTCCGGACACAGCACGAGGTGAGTCCCTGTGGTCAGCCCCGCGGGACCTCAGGGCTGGGAGCAGGCCTGACCCTGCGGGTGTGTTGCAGGCTGCGGTGAAGCGGGCCGACCACCTGGAGGAGCTGCTGGAGCAGCACAGGCGGCCCACGCTGAGTACCAAGTGACCAGGATGCTGGGAACACTGCCGAAGAACGGAAGGCAGAGGACAGAGGCTGGATATGGCCCGGAGGCCCACGGGGATGCCCACCTGCCCCCTGCAGAGGCCGGTGGTTGAGATGCACATGGCTGAGCACCTGTGGCTGCATTTTAACAGTAAAGGAGGCTGTCGTTTTCAGTGCCTTGAGTGACTGCCTTGTCTTCTCTCCTGGGCTAGAGGCCGCCCTAGACCCGCAGGGCAGCCAGGCGTGGGTTTGGCtttcttcctcccactccccTCTCCAGCCCGTGCAGGCTGACCAGGGAATCATGAAGCTTGGCCATCAGCCCCCCAGCTAGCAGCCCCCAGCACTCAGCCCGCAGCCCCCAGCACTCAGCCAGCAGCCCCCCTGCGCTCAGCCCGCAGCCCCCAGCACTCAGCCAGCAGCCCCCCTGCGCTCAGCCAGCAGCCCCTCTGCACTCAGCCAACAGCCCCCCTGCGCTCAGCCCGCAGCTCCCCAGCGTTCAACCCAACCCCCAAGTTCCTGTTCCCTGCCTTGCCCTGGGCCCTGAGACTCGGGCTCCAGTCCCAAGCGCAGGGAGTTCCCCACCCCATTCCTGACCAGGTGCGGGAGGAGCTCAGCAGAACTCACCCCCTGGGAGGAGCTCCAAGGGCCCCGCCCCGGCCCTGCAGGT is from Macaca thibetana thibetana isolate TM-01 chromosome 16, ASM2454274v1, whole genome shotgun sequence and encodes:
- the CEP131 gene encoding centrosomal protein of 131 kDa isoform X1, with product MKGTRAISSVPECSPAGVDLSLTGLPPPVSRRPGSAATTKPIVRSVSVVTGSEQKRKALEATGPGGSRAINNLRRSNSTTQVSQPRSGSPRPAEPTDFLTLFEGSPSGKKRPASLSTAPSEKGATWNVLDDQPRSFTLPPNARSSSALDSPAGPRRKECTVALAPNFTANNRSNKGAMGNCVTTMVHNRYTPSERAPPLKSSNQTAPSLNNIIKAATCEGSESSGFGKPPKNVSSASHSARNNAGGTTGLPRRKEVTEEEAERFIHQVNQAAVTIQRWYRRQLQRRRVGAAPLEHLLQAKREEQRQRPGEGTLLDLHQQKEAARRKAREEKACQARRAAIQELQQKRALRAQKAITAERGPPENPGETRAPGTRRPAQEPSPTPGDTAHQALKAINTGAGLPAAGPGDCCLPTSSSSPEPQQPPEDRTQDVLAQDAAGDNLETVAPSRGSTKSRGPLEELLHTLQLLEKEPEPLPRPRAHHRGRYAWASEEDDASSLTADNLEKFGKLSAFPEPPEDGTLLSEAKLQSIMSFLDEMEKSGQDQPDPQQEGWVLEAGPGPLELGSEASTSVMRLKLEVEEKKQAMLLLQRALAQQRDLTVRRVKETEKALSRQLQRQREHYEATIQRHLAFIDQLIEDKKVLSEKCEAVVAELKQEDQRCTERVAQVQAQHELEIKKLKELMSATEKVRREKWISEKTKKIKEVTVRGLEPEIQKLIARHKQEVRRLKSLHEAELLQSDERASQRCLRQAEELREQLEREKEALGQQERERARQRFQQHLEQEQWALQQQRQRLYSEVAEERERLGQQAARQRAELEELRQQLEESSSALTRALRAEFEKGREEQERRHQMELKALKQQLELERQAWEAGCARKEEAWLLNREQELREEIRKGRDKEIELVIHRLEADMALAKEESEKAAESRIKRLRDKYEAELSELEQSERKLQERCSELKGQLGEAEGENLRLQGLVRQKERALEDTQAVSGRMNEQLSSERSNLAQVIRQEFEDRLAASEEETRQAKAELAALQARQQLELEEVHRRVKTALARKEEAVSSLRTQHEAAVKRADHLEELLEQHRRPTLSTK
- the CEP131 gene encoding centrosomal protein of 131 kDa isoform X5; amino-acid sequence: MKGTRAISSVPECSPAGVDLSLTGLPPPVSRRPGSAATTKPIVRSVSVVTGSEQKRKALEATGPGGSRAINNLRRSNSTTQVSQPRSGSPRPAEPTDFLTLFEGSPSGKKRPASLSTAPSEKGATWNVLDDQPRSFTLPPNARSSSALDSPAGPRRKECTVALAPNFTANNRSNKGAMGNCVTTMVHNRYTPSERAPPLKSSNQTAPSLNNIIKAATCEGSESSGFGKPPKNVSSASHSARNNAGGTTGLPRRKEVTEEEAERFIHQVNQAAVTIQRWYRRQLQRRRVGAAPLEHLLQAKREEQRQRPGEGTLLDLHQQKEAARRKAREEKACQARRAAIQELQQKRALRAQKAITAERGPPENPGETRAPGTRRPAQEPSPTPGDTAHQALKAINTGAGLPAAGPGDCCLPTSSSSPEPQQPPEDRTQDVLAQDAAGDNLETVAPSRGSTKSRGPLEELLHTLQLLEKEPEPLPRPRAHHRGRYAWASEEDDASSLTADNLEKFGKLSAFPEPPEDGTLLSEAKLQSIMSFLDEMEKSGQDQPDPQQEGWVLEAGPGPLELGSEASTSVMRLKLEVEEKKQAMLLLQRALAQQRDLTVRRVKETEKALSRQLQRQREHYEATIQRHLAFIDQLIEDKKVLSEKCEAVVAELKQEDQRCTERVAQVQAQHELEIKKLKELMSATEKVRREKWISEKTKKIKEVTVRGLEPEIQKLIARHKQEVRRLKSLHEAELLQSDERASQRCLRQAEELREQLEREKEALGQQERERARQRFQQHLEQEQWALQQQRQRLYSEVAEERERLGQQAARQRAELEELRQQLEESSSALTRALRAEFEKGREEQERRHQMELKALKQQLELERQAWEAGCARKEEAWLLNREQELREEIRKGRDKEIELVIHRLEADMALAKEESEKAAESRIKRLRDKYEAELSELEQSERKLQERCSELKGQLGEAEGENLRLQGLVRQKERALEDTQAMNEQLSSERSNLAQVIRQEFEDRLAASEEETRQAKAELAALQARQQLELEEVHRRVKTALARKEEAVSSLRTQHEAAVKRADHLEELLEQHRRPTLSTK
- the CEP131 gene encoding centrosomal protein of 131 kDa isoform X2, whose protein sequence is MKGTRAISSVPECSPAGVDLSLTGLPPPVSRRPGSAATTKPIVRSVSVVTGSEQKRKALATGPGGSRAINNLRRSNSTTQVSQPRSGSPRPAEPTDFLTLFEGSPSGKKRPASLSTAPSEKGATWNVLDDQPRSFTLPPNARSSSALDSPAGPRRKECTVALAPNFTANNRSNKGAMGNCVTTMVHNRYTPSERAPPLKSSNQTAPSLNNIIKAATCEGSESSGFGKPPKNVSSASHSARNNAGGTTGLPRRKEVTEEEAERFIHQVNQAAVTIQRWYRRQLQRRRVGAAPLEHLLQAKREEQRQRPGEGTLLDLHQQKEAARRKAREEKACQARRAAIQELQQKRALRAQKAITAERGPPENPGETRAPGTRRPAQEPSPTPGDTAHQALKAINTGAGLPAAGPGDCCLPTSSSSPEPQQPPEDRTQDVLAQDAAGDNLETVAPSRGSTKSRGPLEELLHTLQLLEKEPEPLPRPRAHHRGRYAWASEEDDASSLTADNLEKFGKLSAFPEPPEDGTLLSEAKLQSIMSFLDEMEKSGQDQPDPQQEGWVLEAGPGPLELGSEASTSVMRLKLEVEEKKQAMLLLQRALAQQRDLTVRRVKETEKALSRQLQRQREHYEATIQRHLAFIDQLIEDKKVLSEKCEAVVAELKQEDQRCTERVAQVQAQHELEIKKLKELMSATEKVRREKWISEKTKKIKEVTVRGLEPEIQKLIARHKQEVRRLKSLHEAELLQSDERASQRCLRQAEELREQLEREKEALGQQERERARQRFQQHLEQEQWALQQQRQRLYSEVAEERERLGQQAARQRAELEELRQQLEESSSALTRALRAEFEKGREEQERRHQMELKALKQQLELERQAWEAGCARKEEAWLLNREQELREEIRKGRDKEIELVIHRLEADMALAKEESEKAAESRIKRLRDKYEAELSELEQSERKLQERCSELKGQLGEAEGENLRLQGLVRQKERALEDTQAVSGRMNEQLSSERSNLAQVIRQEFEDRLAASEEETRQAKAELAALQARQQLELEEVHRRVKTALARKEEAVSSLRTQHEAAVKRADHLEELLEQHRRPTLSTK
- the CEP131 gene encoding centrosomal protein of 131 kDa isoform X3, whose translation is MKGTRAISSVPECSPAGVDLSLTGLPPPVSRRPGSAATTKPIVRSVSVVTGSEQKRKALEATGPGGSRAINNLRRSNSTTQVSQPRSGSPRPAEPTDFLTLFEGSPSGKKRPASLSTAPSEKGATWNVLDDQPRSFTLPPNARSSSALDSPAGPRRKECTVALAPNFTANNRSNKGAMGNCVTTMVHNRYTPSERAPPLKSSNQTAPSLNNIIKAATCEGSESSGFGKPPKNVSSASHSARNNAGGTTGLPRRKEVTEEEAERFIHQVNQAAVTIQRWYRRQLQRRRVGAAPLEHLLQAKREEQRQRPGEGTLLDLHQQKEAARRKAREEKACQARRAAIQELQQKRALRAQKAITAERGPPENPGETRAPGTRRPAQEPSPTPGDTAHQALKAINTGAGLPAAGPGDCCLPTSSSSPEPQQPPEDRTQDVLAQDAAGDNLETVAPSRGSTKSRGPLEELLHTLQLLEKEPEPLPRPRAHHRGRYAWASEEDDASSLTADNLEKFGKLSAFPEPPEDGTLLSEAKLQSIMSFLDEMEKSGQDQPDPQQEGWVLEAGPGPLELGSEASTSVMRLKLEVEEKKQAMLLLQRALAQQRDLTVRRVKETEKALSRQLQRQREHYEATIQRHLAFIDQLIEDKKVLSEKCEAVVAELKQEDQRCTERVAQVQAQHELEIKKLKELMSATEKVRREKWISEKTKKIKEVTVRGLEPEIQKLIARHKQEVRRLKSLHEAELLQSDERASQRCLRQAEELREQLEREKEALGQQERERARQRFQQHLEQEQWALQQQRQRLYSEVAEERERLGQQAARQRAELEELRQQLEESSSALTRALRAEFEKGREEQERRHQMELKALKQQLELERQAWEAGCARKEEAWLLNREQELREEIRKGRDKEIELVIHRLEADMALAKEESEKAAESRIKRLRDKYEAELSELEQSERKLQERCSELKGQLGEAEGENLRLQGLVRQKERALEDTQAMNEQLSSERSNLAQVIRQEFEDRLAASEEETRQAKAELAALQARQQLELEEVHRRVKTALARKEEAVSSLRTQHEVSPCGQPRGTSGLGAGLTLRVCCRLR